CCTTTTATTTTTACCATGTTGATTCACTCATTTTTGTTTGTGAAGACTTCTCTAGGGTTATGCTCCTTTATAAGATAATATGTAGATTCAAAAATTAGTACCCTTTTTTAACTATCACATATATTTATGTATAATCACCCCCACATATAATATGTATCTGTTCTCATGATTACAGATATCTGCAATCCATGGGAAGGGGTATCATCTTGGATATGATTTTCGTCACAGCAATTGCTGCTGTTTGACGAAGAGAAATAGAAAATATAAGAGGTGAATTGAAATGGCGGATAAAGTTTCAAAAGCAGAAAGTGATAGATTGAAGAAATTCAATGAACAGCTCAGAGCAAGAAAAGCTCCTCTGCCTAAGAAATAATTTTTTATCCAATCGTATAATTGGATTAATTAGGATGGAAATGAGAGTCCAGTATCACTATAGCAAAGTTTGAATAAGACTTTAATATAGTCAATGGACTCTTTTTTTCAATATTTTTTTTCATTATGCTCCCCAAAGTAAAATCACCCAATTAACGTGACTCAATTTAATCCTGAGTTTACACCATGAAACGAAGGAAGAGCCCTTATCCATAAAAAAATCGTATTTAAAAATTCCCGAAAATTTTAAATACTTGTATAACCTCAAGATTTACCTGTTTATTATAAAAAGCTGGTATTTCACTATCGAGTTCGATTGCGGATATGACTATAACAGAATAGCAGAGGTCTGAAATTTTTTTAATGATGATATCTACGAATCTGTTTTTTGGAATAGTAGGTACATATTTATCAGGTGCAGTGCTGGCCATCATCCTTCATAAAAAAGATTATCTCGCCACGTATGCATCTTTCGTAAGCTCGATCATTGCATCCATTCTCGGAACTGTTTTTTCCTTATCAGTGATATTCGGAAGTGATATTTCCTTTGAATTGCCCGGAACATCCCTGATACATTTCGGCTTTTTTATCGATAAGCTTTCCGCATTTTTCATATTAGTTATATCCATTACCGTTTTTGCAGTCTCCATCTATTCCCTGGGTTATGTAAAGGAGTATTTTGGGAAAAAGGATATCGGTTACCTTGGTTTTTTGTATAATACATTCATCCTGTCAATGATCCTTGTAACCACCTGCAATAATGCCATCTTCTTTTTGATCGCCTGGGAAGTGATGTCAGTAATATCTTATTTCCTTGTATTATATGAACATGAAAAACCGCAAACAAGGAAAGCCGGTTTTATCTACATAGTGATGACCCATATCGGAACAGGGTTCATAATCATATCATTCCTGATATTTATTGGTGCAAGCGGCAGTTTCGATTTTGATACGTTCGTGGGTGCTGGTACACAACTGCCACCATTTTTAAAGAACCTCGCATTTTTATTCGCACTTCTCGGTTTCGGGACAAAGGCCGGTATCGTCCCATTGCACATCTGGCTCCCTTATGCTCACCCGGCCGCACCCAGCAATGTATCGGCACTGATGTCCGGGGTAATGATCAAGACTGCTATATACATGTTCATCAGGGTCTTTTTTGATTTCCTGGGAGCTACTGAATTGTGGTGGGGAATACTACTTCTGGTCTTAGCCTCGGTATCGGCGCTTGTGGGAGTAATGTATGCATTGATGGAACATGATATGAAACGACTGCTTGCCTACCACAGCGTTGAAAATATTGGCATCATCCTGATTGGAGTGAGCATTGCCATGATCTTCATGTCTTCGGGACAGCCTGAACTGGCGGCATTTGGATTGATCGCCGGGCTCTATCACCTGGTAAACCATGCAGTATTCAAATCCCTGCTCTTTATGGGAGCCGGTTCATTGATCTATTCGACCCATACAAAAAATATCGAAGATTACGGAGGACTCATAAAAAAGATGCCCTGGACTGCCCTTTTTTTCCTGATCGGAGCCATCTCGATTTCGGCTCTGCCCCCATTTAATGGTTTTGTGAGCGAATGGCTTACGTTCCAGGCCCAGTTGCTCAGTATCAATCTTACTGATAACATTACGAAAATTGCGGTACTTTTCAGCGGGGCAGGTCTCGCCCTCACCAGTGCCCTGGCAGCAGCTTGTTTCGTTAAGGCATTTGGCATAAGTTTTCTTGCAATCCCAAGAAGCCATCACGCAGAGGACGCAAAAGAGGTACCCATCTCAATGTTGACCGGAATGGGCATTCTTTCAATTGCATGCATTGCTCTTGGCGTTTTGCCATGGTATATTGTCAGGATTCTTGATTCAATATCCATGCAACATGTAGGAACAAGTATAGGTTCCAGGATGGGGGGTGGACTTTTTATTACTTCACTGTCTGAGCATCCTGCAAGTATTTCCCCCCTTGTTATCGCCCTCCTGGTATTCGTTGTACTGCCCCTGCCATTCATTGTGTATCTTTATGTACGCCGGACCTCCATACGGGAATATGAGACCTGGGGATGTGGCCAACCCGTAATTGGTTCACGAAATGAATATACTTCAACAGCTTTCTCAAAACCCATACGCATGTGGTTCGCCAATATCTACCGGCCTCACAGGGAGATCCAGACCACGTACACTGATTCCCCGTACCTTAAAAAAAGGATTATTTTCGATTCACAAATAAATCCGGTATTTGAAAAGTATTTGTATGGTCCTGTCATCTGGATCGTTCTTAATATATCAAGACTGATGACGCTTATCCAGACCGGATACATACAAACATATCTCCTTTACATACTCATCACCCTGGTAATTGCATTGATATATGTAGGTAGTGGAGGATGACATTTGAAGATGATTTTCTTAGGGTTAGGATTAAATACTGGATTGCATGTAATACAGAGCTCTATTAATAAAAAATAAATGATTACAAGAGTTGATTTTCAAAACAATTAGGTCATGCCTTGTTTGTGCCAATAGCGTTTGTTGGTAAAATATTTTTTTTGGTGAATTATGATACATGATTATTTATTTATTGGACTAATAGTTTTTTATATTGCAGGTGCCTCATCATCACTCATACTGAACAGAAACGATAGACTATGCACGTATACTGCTTTCACCAGTGCTGCTCTTGCAGCCATTATCGGGATTGTGTTTTCGATTTCAGTGATTTTTGGTGACACATACACCTTCGATCTTCCAAGCTCCAGCTTCCTGGCTAATGGCCTTTTTATTGACAACCTATCAGCATTTTTTATTCTCGTAATATCAATATCCGTATTTGCAGTTTCCCTATACTCGATCGGGTATGTCAGGGAATATTTCGGAAAAAAAAATATCGGGTACCTGGGTTTTCTCTATAACCTGTTCATTATTTCAATGATCCTGGTGGTAAGTGCAAATAATGCCATCATGTTCCTGATAGTCTGGGAAGTGATGTCAATAATTTCCTATTTCCTTGTGGTTTATGAACATGAAAAGCAGGAGAACAGGAAAAACGGTATTATCTATTTGATAATGACCCATATCGGTACTGGTTTTATTATCATGTCCTTTCTGATATTTGCCGGGACCAGTGGCAGCTTCAGCTTTGACTCTTTCCGCCTGGCAGGCTCGAATATGCCGTTCATGCTCAGGGATGCAGCCTTCCTGTTTGCCCTTATTGGTTTTGGAACAAAGGCAGGTATCGTCCCCCTTCATATCTGGCTTCCGTATGCCCACCCAGTGGCGCCCAGTAATGTTTCAGCACTCATGTCAGGAGTCATGATCAAGACTGCCATCTTTATGCTTATAAGGGTCAGCTTCGATTTTCTCGGAGCAAGCGAACCATGGTGGGGTTATCTGGTACTTATGGCCGGCACCGTATCAGCTTTGCTGGGCATTTTATATGCCATAATGGAACCTGATATCAAGAAGATGCTTGCATTCAGCAGTATTGAGAATATTGGTATTATCCTGATCGGTATCGGTGCTTCAATGGTCTTTTTGTCTGGCGGTCATCCAGGTCTTTCATCCCTGGCAGCAATTGCCGCCCTTTACCACCTGCTGAACCATTCAGTATTCAAGAGTCTATTGTTCATGGGGGCGGGTGCAGTCATATTTTCAACGCATACAAAAAATCTGGAACATCTGGGCGGACTTATCAAGAAGATGCCGGTTAGCAGCGTCCTTATCCTGATCGGGATATTATCCATTTCAGCATTACCGCCGTTTAGCGGTTTTGTAAGCGAGTGGCTTACATTCCAATCATTGCTCCAGAGTTTCAATGTGCATGATAACTTTGCCATGATCACATTATCGGTCAGTGCAGCAGTGCTGGCATTGACTGGCGCCCTTGCTGCCTATTGTTTCATAAAGACCTTTGGCATAGGATTCCTGGCACTTCCGCGAAGTGAACATGCGGCAAATGCAATTGAAGTAAACAGACCAATGCTTTTGGGAATGGGAATTCTGGCATTATTATCGTTATTACTGGGGATACTGCCCGTATATGTCCTGCCTGTATTGGATAGAATTGTCAGGACATTCACCGGTGCAAACAGCCCCGTAGTATCAGGGTCTGTCGGGACCATTATTCTACCATCCCAGATCTCTCTTTCCCCACCAGTGCTGTTACTGTTGCTGTTAGTGCCTTTATTGATACTGATTCTGATTCTGACACGCGCAGGTAATCAGCGAGTATATGAGACCTGGGGTTGCGGCCAGCCCCGATCCTGTGCGAGACAGGAATATACTTCAGCAGCATTTTCAAAACCGGTTCAGATATGGTTTAAAAACCTCTACAGGCCGGTAGATGAGACCCAGGCAACATATTCCTCATCCACATTTATTAAAGATTCATTCAAATTTGAATCTTCAATAGCGCAATTATTTGAGCTCTATCTCTATAACCCTGTAATCAGCTTCGTCCAGTCAAGGTCAAGAAGGGTCAAGATCATCCAGACAGGCAGTATCCATGCATATCTTGCATATATCTTCGCAACACTTGTTATTCTTTTCATGACCGTGATAGCAGGAGGTACCTGACAATGTTAACACAAATCGCCATTATTTTTCTCCAGATACTTATCATCCTTACCTTGGCCCCGCTCTTAAGTGGAATTATTAAAAAAATAAAAGCCGTCTTCCAGATACGTAAAGGCCCCGGCATTTTCCAGCCATATTTCGATCTTGCAAAGCTCATGCGCAAAGATTCAGTGGTATCGAAAGAAGTATCCTGGATATTCCATGCAGCACCGCTCGTTTCTTTTGTAGCGGTACTCACAGCGGGTCTTATGGTCCCTATCTATATTACAATAATGCCCTTTGGCTTTGCCGGGGACCTCATCGCAGTCGTCTACTTATTCGCCCTGGCCCGGTTCTTTATTGCCCTGGCGTCGCTGGATGCAGGAAGTGCGTTCGGGGGGATGGGCGGCAGCCGTGAGATGTTCGTGGCTGCAATGGTGGAACCTGCATTGATGCTGTCCATTTTTGCAGTGGCGCTCAATGTCGGCTCAACAAACCTCGGCTACATTGCACAGACCGTGTCGATGATGGGATTTGAAGGTCTGTCCCCATACCAGATGCTGGCATTTGTGGCATTATTTGTCATTGCAATAGCAGAGACCGGACGCATCCCGGTGGATAATCCAGCTACGCATCTTGAACTTACTATGATACACGAGGCCATGATATTGGAATACTCGGGCCGGCAGCTGGCAATAATCGAACTGGGGTCAATGATGAAACAACTGCTGGTCTTCTCTCTCCTTGCGAACATATTTTTCCCCTGGGGAATAGCCACAGGCTGGAATGCAACAGCCATACTTGTGTCCATCATGGTTTTCGCCATAAAGATAGTGATCCTCGGCGCGTTCATGGCCGTGATCGAAACCTCTACTGCAAAATGGAGGTTGTTCAGGCTGCCTGAATTATTATCGTTCTCGCTTATGCTTTCGTTCCTGGCAATTGTTTCGTTCATTATTGTAAAAGGAGGATAAACATGTCAGAACTGATACTCGGGTCTGAACTGGTACAATTGATCATAGCCTTGATCCTGGTCACCACGTTTATGATACTGAGCTCGAAACGATTGTATTCATGTGTCAGGGCATTTAGCATCCAGTCATTATTACTGGCGTGCGTTGCCGGTATTGTTGCATATTCTACAGGAAAATTTGATATTTATATCGTGGCATTCTTGACCCTGGTAATAAAAGCAGCCATAATCCCGTATATATTCATTTATATAATCAATGAGATAAAGGTCAAGAAAGAAGTGGAACTGTATGTCAACATCTCACCCTCATTGATCATTGGCGGTGTGCTGTTTGTTATTTCGTATTATTTAATTAAATCCATCCATATCCTGTCAGAACTGTCCAGCCTGAGCCTGTCAGCTTCCATGTCACTGGTCTCCATCGGGCTTTTCATAATGATAAGCCGCAAAAAGGCATTGATGCAGATGCTGGGGATCCTGATAATGGAAAACGGGTTGTTCCTGGGAGCTATATCGCTTACCTATGGTATGCCGCTGCTCGTTGAATTGGGTATCTTTTTTGATGTATTGATAGGTGTGCTGATAATGGGTATACTGATCTTCAGGATAAACCGGACGTTCGAAAGTATTGATACAGACATGCTAAAAACATTGATCGGGTGATAAAAATGATAGAATATCTTCTCCTTGCTCCCTTGCTTACCAGTATATTGTGCGCCTTCACAAACAGTCGAAAACAGATTGAGACCATAAGCATCGCAGGTTCCATTACCACCCTGGGTCTTGGCCTGGTACTCGTATACAACGTGTTCAGATACGGGCCTATCGTCACATGGGAAAATTCCCTCTTTGCCGACGCTTTCAGCGCATTTATTGTATTGATCGTTTCCCTGGTCGGTTTCGTGGCATCGATGTATTCGATCGGGTATATGGGCCACGAATTCGAACATGGCATAATGGATGTCAAAAAGCTGAAACTGTATTATATCCTGTACCATCTCTTCATGTTCACGATGCTGCTGGTGGGTGTTACCAATAACCTGGGATTATGGATAGCCATCGAGATGACCACCCTGGTATCAGCACTCTTAATGATCCTGTACTCCAGGAAATCCTCAATTGAAGCTGCCTGGAAATATATGGTTATCTGTACCGTAGGTATCACGTTCGCACTCTTCGGGACCATACTCACCTATTATGCTGCAGTAAAGATACTGGGAGAAACAGGAAATGCACTGAACTGGACCTCTCTTATCGAAGTTGCCGACCAGTTCGACCCCACTATAATGAAGCTGGCCTTCATATTCATCCTTATTGGATACGGTACCAAGGCAGGGCTTGCCCCCATGCATACCTGGCTGCCTGATGCCCACAGCGAGGCACCCACTCCCGTCAGTGCCCTGCTCTCAGGCGTGCTGCTCAACTGTGCCATGTACGGTATCATCCGTTTTTATACCATTGCTACGGCTTCCACAGGTGATGCCTTTACCAGCAACCTCCTGATCATATTCGGGCTGTTGTCCCTGGGTATTGCGGTACCGTTCATTATCCTGCAGGAAGATTACAAACGCTTACTGGCGTACAGCAGCGTGGAACATATGGGAATAATAGCCATAGGGATCGGGTTTGGTGGTACGTTCGGCATCCTTGGCGCAATACTTCACATGTTCAATCACGCCATGACAAAATCCCTGATGTTCTTTGCTGTGGGGAATGTCCTGCTAAAGCATGACACAAAAGAGATCAGCAAGGTGAGCGGGATCGTGAAATCAATGCCAGTGACCGGTACGATGCTCATTCTGGGAGGGCTTGCCATCACTGGTTCACCTCCATTCAGTATCTTCATAAGTGAATTTACCATACTTGCATCAGGGTTCTCGCAGGGGCATGTGGTCTCGTCAGTACTGTTATTGTTATTTATTATCATGATATTTGCCGGCTTTTTCAATCATATCAGTAACATGGCATTCGGGATACCAAAAACCGGGATAATAACTGGAGATATGAGCAGATGGACGCTGGGAGCCATGGGAATTTTACTTGTGTTCGTACTGTTCCTGGGAATATATATTCCCACGTTCTTCTATGATATGCTGATGCAAGTGGTCGAGATTGTGGGATGATACGATGAGAATCTATAGAGAAGCATTACGCAAAGAATTTGGCAGCACTATCATTGAAGAGTCCCTGAACCTGAACGAGGTCTATCTCACCGTAGAGAAGGAATCGCTCATTAAGATGTGTAACTGCCTGTACTACCATTTTGGTCTGCCCCTTATCCTCATCTTCGCCACCGACGAGAGGAAAAAGACAGGCAATTTTATCCTGCATTATGTATTTTCCGTTGATTCCGGGGACTCGTTCATTATCCTAAAGATACATGTCAATGAAACTATGCCGCAGTTCCGCTCCCTTACTCCCGTGATCCCGGCAGCCAACTGGTACGAGCGGGAGATACAGGATATGTTCGGACTGCGGCCGGTGGGTCATCCAGACCCGAGGCGCCTGGTCATGTTCGAGGACTGGCCTGATGGATTGTATCCTTTGAGAAAGGATTTTGATATCGCTGCAAAACCGCCACGCGTGGAGGGGGAGTATGTGTACCGCCGTGTGGAAGGCGAGGGCGTCTATGAGATACCGGTGGGGCCCGTGCATGCAGGGGTAATTGAACCCGGACACTTCAGGTTCAGCGTGGCAGGAGAGCCTATCATCAATCTGGAGATACGGCATTTCTATACCCATAAGGGTGTGGAAAAGCTGTTCGAGAATATCTCAATAGATAAAGGGGTATTCCTGGCAGAACGGGTATCCGGTGATAACTCGGTGGCACATGCCGTGGCTTTTTGCCAGGCCATAGAAAAGCTGGCAGGTATCGGGGTCCCGTCCCGTGCGCAATATATCAGGACGATACTGCTGGAGCTTGAACGGCTGTACAATCACCTGGGAGACATTGCAGGGATCGCTACTGATGTGGCCTTTGCAGCCGGTGCAGCTCATGCCAACAAACTGAAAGAAGATGTTATGCGATTGAACGAGGTTGTTACCGGAAGCAGGCTGTTAAGAGGCATGAACGCCATCGGAGGCGTGAGGCGGGATATCGGTCATAAGAAAGAAGAAATCCTGCTTGCACTCACCTCACTGGATGATCATTTCCGGGAGTTTATCGAGATGCTGCTGGAAACATCTTCTGTGCTGGAAAGGATTGAAACCACGGGTCGCATCAGTAATGATACGGCAAAAGCCTTGCATGTGGTTGGTCCGGCAGGACGTGCATCAGGAATAGACAGGGATACAAGGCGGGACCATCCGTATGCAGCGTATCCAAACCTTGATTTCAACGTGCCGGTGCGCAATGACGGGGATGTGTATGCACGGACAAGGATACGCTCTCATGAGGTGTTTGAATCCATCAGTATAATACAGCAGGCACTTGCATCTTTACCGGAAGGTGATATTGATGCCAGGGTAAAGGATGTCCCTGACGGGTATGCATTCGGATATACTGAAGCCCCGAGGGGAGAGAACCTGTACTGGGTGATGGTCAGGGACGGGAGGATCGAACGGTGTAAGGTACGTGACCCCTCATTTTGCAACTGGCTTTCAATTGAATATGCAGTGCTTGATAATATCGTGCCTGACTTTCCCATTATCAACAAGAGCCTGAGCCTGTCCTACTCTGGCAATGATATGTAGGTGATACTATGTTAAAAATCCTAGAAATGACCCTGAAAACGGGAATCCAGACCACGAAATATCCACAAGAACCGGATATTGCCCCGCTCGATTTCCGTGGAAAACCGGACCTATTCCCAGATACATGTACCTTTTGCGGGGAATGTGCCGCAGTGTGCCCTTCCAACGTGATAGAACTCAGGGAAGAGAAGGGGGAAATGGTGCTTACTTTGTCATACTGTGGATGTATATTCTGTGGCCGTTGCGAGGAGGTATGTTCTCAAGATGCGATCAAACTTACACAGGAATATGAAATGGCTTCCAGGACAAGGGATGACCTGTTGAGTATAATTCGGAGGAACGTATGACGATTGAAGATGAGGTCCAGATAATGGGGCAGCAGTTGCGCTCCAGAATAACGAAGATATTCGGCCGCTCGCTGCATATACGTGAAGTGGATGCTGGTTCATGCAATGGCTGCGAGGTTGAAGTGAACTCACTCTCAAATCCAATCTACGATATTGAGCGGTTCGGTGTACATATCGTGGCTTCTCCCCGCCATGCGGATATGCTGCTGGTGACCGGTCCGGTTACAAGGAACATGGAACTTGCCCTGCTCAAGACCTATAATGCAACCCCTTCACCCAAACTGGTGGCCGCCATGGGGTCATGTGCATGCAATGGCGGGATATTTGGCGATACGTACGCAAGCGGCGGTGGTGTTGACAGGGTATTGCCGGTGGATATCTATATCCCTGGCTGTCCCCCCAGGCCCCAGGCCGTGATATTCGGCCTGATGATGGCAATGAATAGATTCGAGCAGAAGATCAAAAGAACAGAGGTAGTAGCATGACGAAATACGAGATCCTAATGGCGACCGACGGCTCGGTATGGGGCAAGAAAGCTGAGATAGCGGCCATGAAGATAGCCAGGTCCTACAATATTCGTATTGCAGCTATTTACGTAGCCGTGGCAAGGAAGGATTCGACCCGGGAGGAGCTGGTGGCAAAAGGGGAGGAAGTGCTCAAGCGTGTGGTTGAGATCGGGGAAGAGATGGGCGTCGAGGTGCACAAGATCCTGGTGGGGGTCAGCATACAGCGGATGCCGAAGAAAGGGCAATGTGCAGAATCCATTGCCAGGGCCATTCTGGACGCTGCAGACCAGTACAAAGTACATACTATTGTAATGGGCAGCAAGGGTGAGAGTGAGTTCGACCGTGAGATGGGAAGCGTGGCGCTTGAAGTGGTCAGAAAGGCCAGGTGCACTGTACTGGTGGCACGATAATACTTTTGTTGGTACAAGGCCCGAAGCGATCCGTTGGACTGTAACCTGCCGCACAGGTCCGGTCTTTCAATCCTGACTTTCAGGCTGTATATGTATTACTGGAATCAAGCAAAGCCGATGTAAGGTCGTTGTTGATCTAAATTCCTTTTCCAGTATCTGCCCGATATGTTCTTCTGAAATAAAGCTGTCCTTGATGATCGGTACTATTCACACCTGAATTTCAGATTCAGGAAGATTTAACTAACTTCATATCCCTTTCCAAGAAAATGAAGAACCGCCCACCTGCAGTCAACGACCACGGACGTTGCTTCACTCTATCTGGGGCATCCAATGGTGGCTTCTCGTATACGCATAGTTGAAATGCTTTTGGATTTGTCGGTTATACCTATATTTTAAAACTTGACACCCCGGCCGAACACCTGATCGCTAGCCAAGCACTTTCACTTCCATTATGGTCCGCTCTTTCTTTTTATAATGCACAGTCTCTCGCTTTGTCCAGCCGAACCGTTCATAGAAAATTGGGAACGTTCCCGAGGTATACAGGGAACGGTATACCCCTTACAAATGTACCGAGCCTGTATATAGCGTTTTTTCAGGATTATCTCCTGTTATGCTCAAATGAATTGTGTGCTGAGATATATTTCTCAACCACATCCCAGCCATTGCCAACAGAGCCGTGGTAACAATTCGGAGCCCAAAAATGGTCACCACACCACTCCTTCAAATGGGGAAACTCCTTCCTGAGCACTCTGCTACTTCTACCTTTGATCATCTTTGATATATAACCTACGGAATATTTTGGAGGATATTTCATAAATATATGGACATGGTCAGGATTGACCGCCATATCTATGATCTCGATATCCGACTTGACACAGGTCTTGCGCATAATCGCCTCAGCCACCATCCCCACATCGCCCACCCACTCACACATTACTCCTCTCCCAGCCCCCTCGCAATCTCCAGCACCCTGCCAGCAGCATCCACAGCCCTGTGCGCCAGCAACCGAACCATAGGCTCCTTGCCTACCGCGCCCAGGTCAAACACCACATCAGGCACCCGGTTATGGAGCTTTCGGTACGAATCAATAGCAATCCGGGTGCCCCATTCCATAGTACTGACACCCTCCGGCTCGTGCGCCCGGTCAAATGAGGTAACAGCCAGCCCTATATCCTCGATAACACCCAGTATATCCTCAGAGTACCTGATGTTCAGTGCAGCCCGCAATCCTGCATCATGATGCATGGCAGCCAGCACGATCCTGGCCACATGGCTGCTGGCCCCGAAGGCCGGGCAACCTACGGCCCGGGCGCGGTCATGGAGCCTGACGATACGGCCCCTCACTGCA
The window above is part of the ANME-2 cluster archaeon genome. Proteins encoded here:
- the hyfB gene encoding hydrogenase 4 subunit B, with the protein product MISTNLFFGIVGTYLSGAVLAIILHKKDYLATYASFVSSIIASILGTVFSLSVIFGSDISFELPGTSLIHFGFFIDKLSAFFILVISITVFAVSIYSLGYVKEYFGKKDIGYLGFLYNTFILSMILVTTCNNAIFFLIAWEVMSVISYFLVLYEHEKPQTRKAGFIYIVMTHIGTGFIIISFLIFIGASGSFDFDTFVGAGTQLPPFLKNLAFLFALLGFGTKAGIVPLHIWLPYAHPAAPSNVSALMSGVMIKTAIYMFIRVFFDFLGATELWWGILLLVLASVSALVGVMYALMEHDMKRLLAYHSVENIGIILIGVSIAMIFMSSGQPELAAFGLIAGLYHLVNHAVFKSLLFMGAGSLIYSTHTKNIEDYGGLIKKMPWTALFFLIGAISISALPPFNGFVSEWLTFQAQLLSINLTDNITKIAVLFSGAGLALTSALAAACFVKAFGISFLAIPRSHHAEDAKEVPISMLTGMGILSIACIALGVLPWYIVRILDSISMQHVGTSIGSRMGGGLFITSLSEHPASISPLVIALLVFVVLPLPFIVYLYVRRTSIREYETWGCGQPVIGSRNEYTSTAFSKPIRMWFANIYRPHREIQTTYTDSPYLKKRIIFDSQINPVFEKYLYGPVIWIVLNISRLMTLIQTGYIQTYLLYILITLVIALIYVGSGG
- the hyfB gene encoding hydrogenase 4 subunit B gives rise to the protein MIHDYLFIGLIVFYIAGASSSLILNRNDRLCTYTAFTSAALAAIIGIVFSISVIFGDTYTFDLPSSSFLANGLFIDNLSAFFILVISISVFAVSLYSIGYVREYFGKKNIGYLGFLYNLFIISMILVVSANNAIMFLIVWEVMSIISYFLVVYEHEKQENRKNGIIYLIMTHIGTGFIIMSFLIFAGTSGSFSFDSFRLAGSNMPFMLRDAAFLFALIGFGTKAGIVPLHIWLPYAHPVAPSNVSALMSGVMIKTAIFMLIRVSFDFLGASEPWWGYLVLMAGTVSALLGILYAIMEPDIKKMLAFSSIENIGIILIGIGASMVFLSGGHPGLSSLAAIAALYHLLNHSVFKSLLFMGAGAVIFSTHTKNLEHLGGLIKKMPVSSVLILIGILSISALPPFSGFVSEWLTFQSLLQSFNVHDNFAMITLSVSAAVLALTGALAAYCFIKTFGIGFLALPRSEHAANAIEVNRPMLLGMGILALLSLLLGILPVYVLPVLDRIVRTFTGANSPVVSGSVGTIILPSQISLSPPVLLLLLLVPLLILILILTRAGNQRVYETWGCGQPRSCARQEYTSAAFSKPVQIWFKNLYRPVDETQATYSSSTFIKDSFKFESSIAQLFELYLYNPVISFVQSRSRRVKIIQTGSIHAYLAYIFATLVILFMTVIAGGT
- a CDS encoding NADH-quinone oxidoreductase subunit H gives rise to the protein MLTQIAIIFLQILIILTLAPLLSGIIKKIKAVFQIRKGPGIFQPYFDLAKLMRKDSVVSKEVSWIFHAAPLVSFVAVLTAGLMVPIYITIMPFGFAGDLIAVVYLFALARFFIALASLDAGSAFGGMGGSREMFVAAMVEPALMLSIFAVALNVGSTNLGYIAQTVSMMGFEGLSPYQMLAFVALFVIAIAETGRIPVDNPATHLELTMIHEAMILEYSGRQLAIIELGSMMKQLLVFSLLANIFFPWGIATGWNATAILVSIMVFAIKIVILGAFMAVIETSTAKWRLFRLPELLSFSLMLSFLAIVSFIIVKGG
- a CDS encoding hydrogenase 4 subunit F; amino-acid sequence: MIEYLLLAPLLTSILCAFTNSRKQIETISIAGSITTLGLGLVLVYNVFRYGPIVTWENSLFADAFSAFIVLIVSLVGFVASMYSIGYMGHEFEHGIMDVKKLKLYYILYHLFMFTMLLVGVTNNLGLWIAIEMTTLVSALLMILYSRKSSIEAAWKYMVICTVGITFALFGTILTYYAAVKILGETGNALNWTSLIEVADQFDPTIMKLAFIFILIGYGTKAGLAPMHTWLPDAHSEAPTPVSALLSGVLLNCAMYGIIRFYTIATASTGDAFTSNLLIIFGLLSLGIAVPFIILQEDYKRLLAYSSVEHMGIIAIGIGFGGTFGILGAILHMFNHAMTKSLMFFAVGNVLLKHDTKEISKVSGIVKSMPVTGTMLILGGLAITGSPPFSIFISEFTILASGFSQGHVVSSVLLLLFIIMIFAGFFNHISNMAFGIPKTGIITGDMSRWTLGAMGILLVFVLFLGIYIPTFFYDMLMQVVEIVG
- a CDS encoding NADH-quinone oxidoreductase subunit C is translated as MRIYREALRKEFGSTIIEESLNLNEVYLTVEKESLIKMCNCLYYHFGLPLILIFATDERKKTGNFILHYVFSVDSGDSFIILKIHVNETMPQFRSLTPVIPAANWYEREIQDMFGLRPVGHPDPRRLVMFEDWPDGLYPLRKDFDIAAKPPRVEGEYVYRRVEGEGVYEIPVGPVHAGVIEPGHFRFSVAGEPIINLEIRHFYTHKGVEKLFENISIDKGVFLAERVSGDNSVAHAVAFCQAIEKLAGIGVPSRAQYIRTILLELERLYNHLGDIAGIATDVAFAAGAAHANKLKEDVMRLNEVVTGSRLLRGMNAIGGVRRDIGHKKEEILLALTSLDDHFREFIEMLLETSSVLERIETTGRISNDTAKALHVVGPAGRASGIDRDTRRDHPYAAYPNLDFNVPVRNDGDVYARTRIRSHEVFESISIIQQALASLPEGDIDARVKDVPDGYAFGYTEAPRGENLYWVMVRDGRIERCKVRDPSFCNWLSIEYAVLDNIVPDFPIINKSLSLSYSGNDM
- a CDS encoding 4Fe-4S dicluster domain-containing protein; this encodes MLKILEMTLKTGIQTTKYPQEPDIAPLDFRGKPDLFPDTCTFCGECAAVCPSNVIELREEKGEMVLTLSYCGCIFCGRCEEVCSQDAIKLTQEYEMASRTRDDLLSIIRRNV
- a CDS encoding NADH-quinone oxidoreductase subunit B family protein, coding for MTIEDEVQIMGQQLRSRITKIFGRSLHIREVDAGSCNGCEVEVNSLSNPIYDIERFGVHIVASPRHADMLLVTGPVTRNMELALLKTYNATPSPKLVAAMGSCACNGGIFGDTYASGGGVDRVLPVDIYIPGCPPRPQAVIFGLMMAMNRFEQKIKRTEVVA
- a CDS encoding universal stress protein, coding for MTKYEILMATDGSVWGKKAEIAAMKIARSYNIRIAAIYVAVARKDSTREELVAKGEEVLKRVVEIGEEMGVEVHKILVGVSIQRMPKKGQCAESIARAILDAADQYKVHTIVMGSKGESEFDREMGSVALEVVRKARCTVLVAR
- the tnpA gene encoding IS200/IS605 family transposase, whose protein sequence is MCEWVGDVGMVAEAIMRKTCVKSDIEIIDMAVNPDHVHIFMKYPPKYSVGYISKMIKGRSSRVLRKEFPHLKEWCGDHFWAPNCYHGSVGNGWDVVEKYISAHNSFEHNRR